AAGTATGGCCTTGGGACCAGAAGCATCAGGATAGTTTGAGGCTTGTTGagaatgcagaatctcaggccctacTGCACTGGACCTATTGGATCAGAATCCATagtttaacaagctccccaggtgactcaCATGCACATTAGTTTGCAAAGCCCTAGTCTCCTGGGCTCCAGCTGACATGCAGTGTCCAGGACCCACAGAGACAGCAAGTCCCGGTATCATGGAGGCTCTTCCTGTCCAATGGTTTCCAGGCTCCTCTGAGGGGTCTGGTTATGGCTCTGGGCTCGGTGAGGCCTGGCAGGACCCAACTGAGCCAAAAAGGGGCCCAAGCATGGAATTTTCTTTCCAAGCAAACCCCTGAAATCTGCTCTCCTTGCACGTCTGCCGGCAGCTTTCTGCCCTGCACTGCCCTCTGGTGGTCATGGGGAGCCATAGCCGCCTCACATTGCCCCCTCTCTCCTGTCAGCAGCCCATGTCCCAGCTGACATTGGAAGGAGGAGGACTGTCCTGCTGCTGCCCTCTGCCTTAAGGCTCAGGGACCCCCAAGAACACAATAGAAGCAGTTTGGAAAACACTGGGCTTTAGCAGCAGGTTAGCAAATGGAGGCTGCCCTTTTGTCTGGGTGAAGAGCCCTGGCTCAGCCCTTCTCCTTGTCACTGCTGGGTCCTAGACACCTTGTTGGAAGCCGTTCAGAGCTGGGGCATGGGCTGGAGGAGAGAGAACGAGTTTCTGTAGCAAGGACGTGCAGGTGGGAGGTGGCTGGACGTTCAGGGAGCCCTGCGTGGTGGCTGCAGCCAGGTTGTGGAGAGCCTCGTGGGCCTTTACCTGTTGGGACCTTTTCCCGAGGCCCACGGCTCCAACAGGGCAGAGGCTTGACTGCATTTGCTCTGGGAGACTGCCTGATGGAGCATGGACTAATGTAGACACTGGGAGCTGTGAGGGGCCCATGCCCTAGGTCAGAGAGCATGAAGGGCTTTGTATGAGCCAGGCTTTGGTGGAGAAAGGCCGACACTCTCCCACATCCCAGAGAGAACGTGTTAGCCCAGAGTCAGGAGCTGGCTGGGATGTGAGCTGGCCGGCTGTGTGGGCAAGGAGTGTCTCAAGAGACACACGACTTCGTGAAGTTTCTTCTAGGGATGTAACCCAGGTCTTCCCAAAGCTCCAAGAGCTTGTTTTCTTGGTCATATGGATGGAGCAGCCTGACTCCCTGCCCTGCCTGGCCTAGTACAGCTGACCACTCCCTGGGGCTCCATCACCTGCCAGGTCCATAGTAACCTCACTTCACAGATATTCTGGGGGAGCTGCCTTGGACCTCTGGTTCCCCTCCTAAGCCCAGGGTACTAGGCCCATGGGGTGACCTCAGGAAGAAAGAATGAGGGGCACAGAGTCCATGGGCTGGGTACAGGCCCCTGCCTCCCCCGGGTTCTCCAGGTCTCACTTTGTACCCTCTCCCGGCAGCTCCACCCCCCATCCAGGTCCATCCTAACCTGGCCCGTGGCTCCAGTTCTGGCTCGGCAGTGGACTCACTGAGCCATCAGGAACCAGTCACCTCTCCTCCCAGACCTTGGTTTTCCCACCCAAGGGGGAATAGGAGTTTGGCCCAGAAATCATCTAGTTCTTGCAGATGCCTTTGGGCTTTGGGAACCTGAGGTCCTGTTCCTCCAGCAGAAGCGCCAGGCTGCCCAGACCAGCCCCACCTTCCAACTTCCAGGGACCAGCCCTGCAAGTCTTTGTCTGAGTGTCTCTCCCTGTTGCACATGATAGGCAGGCTCAAAAATCCTGGCCAATTAATGCACCCTGGGCAGCCCTCAACCACAACCCTGGGAGTTGGTGGACAAATGCCCCAACTTCCTGGAGTGGGGCAAATCTGAAACCCCCCGACAGGTGATCTCCAGTTGCCCACAGTGGTGACGGGCTTGATGACACACCCTTTATTACCTTCCTGTCTGCCTGCCTTCCCTGCTTTCCTTCCCACGCTCCTATTGGTGTTTCCTGGGATCCTCTCTCAGATAAACTATTTGCTATCAAATCCTTGTCTGAGGGTCTGCTTCgaggggggtgaggggaggaacCAAATTAAGACAATATCTAGCTGAGCCactttattttcctgattttttggtACAGTATGAGCCAGAAAAGGGTGTGGGGGACAGAtccctgggctgggggcagggagacccTGCTTTTCACCTGTGATCTTGGGACATAGTAATAAGAATGAAGGGGTAGAGTTCAGGCTGGCCCTGCATTAGCGGGCTGTGGAGTGAGACTCTAAGAAACGCTGGCCCTGACTTCCCTTCTGGGGCAGGCCCTCTCTGCCAGGCTGGCCTCAGGCCCCGGGACCCTTGTGGGCGACCACAAAGCAGACGCCCTCATTGATGCAGTGGGCCTCTGAGTAGCTGACGGGGGAGTACTGGCACCTCAGCACCTGGCAGCCGGCCTCCTGCAAGGCCTTCTCCACCGTCTCCTTCTCCAGGTGTAGCCCAAAGAACTTCTTGGCGCCCACCATGTAGTGCTGGGTGCGCAGGGCTACCGCGGTCGCCAGGTGTCCGCCTGGCTTCAGCAGGCTGACCAGGCCTCGCCCGGCCGCCCGGTAGGCGTTCATGTCATGGCAGGCGCACTCCAGGGCCAGCAGGGTCAGCATGCAGTCAACTGGTGGCACCTGGGCGGGCCCCAGTGGGTGTGGCTGGTTTGCGTCACACTTCAGTAACCGGCGTCGCTGTCCTTCAGAGACGGGCCTCCTTCTCCTGCCACTTGCTCCTGTGGAGGAGGGTCATGGAGGTGATGATGAAAGTTATGACAACATCCCTCCACCCCTCGCCCCCTATGCAGGGGCTCCCTATGGGCAAGGCCCATAATTTAACCTGTTGAGCAACTCTTTGAGGGAGATCGTATTtcccccattatacagatgaggaaactgaggcacagagaggttgagtgatttGCTCAAGGCTACACAGCTAGTAGGTGACAGGGGATTTGACATTtgattcttccttcttcctctttgtccacttcctccttcctctccttctatttatctttcttcttgataattcaaaataattcaatttttgaTACATTGCCTTATTAATTTTTCaagttgtaaaatatatataacaaaaactTGCCAtttaaatcactttaaatgtacaattcagggGCATTAATTGCATTCACAATGTGTGCAACTATCACTACTGTCTGCTTCCAAAATTTTTTATCACCCCatactgaaactttgtacccattaagcaacaTATCCACATGCCTCCTCCCTGCAGCCCTTGACCCTTTAAATATGCTTTGTTAAACATGCGCTTTCCCATTGCTGGGCCTTGGCCcttgctgtcccctctgcctgacACTCTCTTTCCCCAGATCTTCACATCCTTTCTCCTTCACCTCACCCAGGAAGCTGCTCCGAGGGCTCC
This genomic window from Eubalaena glacialis isolate mEubGla1 chromosome 8, mEubGla1.1.hap2.+ XY, whole genome shotgun sequence contains:
- the INMT gene encoding LOW QUALITY PROTEIN: indolethylamine N-methyltransferase (The sequence of the model RefSeq protein was modified relative to this genomic sequence to represent the inferred CDS: deleted 2 bases in 2 codons; substituted 1 base at 1 genomic stop codon) — its product is MEGKLYTGEDYKKEFDSQDYLKTYYTFDSGTVAENEILKFNLKNLFETFPSAGVRGDVLINTGPGPTIYQLLSACEAFREIIASDCSEQNPREVKKWLKKEPGAYDWSPAMQYVCELEGDRSKWQEKEARLXRTARRLLKCDANQPHPLGPAQVPPVDCMLTLLALECACHDMNAYRAAGRGLVSLLKPGGHLATAVALRTQHYMVGAKKFFGLHLEKETVEKALQEAGCQVLRCQYSPVSYSEAHCINEGVCFVVAHKGPGA